One genomic window of Arachis stenosperma cultivar V10309 chromosome 10, arast.V10309.gnm1.PFL2, whole genome shotgun sequence includes the following:
- the LOC130956142 gene encoding UDP-arabinopyranose mutase 3-like, producing the protein MFSLSPIETTTMFEPTPPSSSPPSTLKDEVDIVIPTIRNVDFLEKWRAFFEPYHLIIVQDGDPSKVIKVPQGFNYELYNRNDINRILGPKASCISIKDSACRCFGFLVSKKKYIFTIEDDCFVAKDPSGKDINALEQHVKNLATPSTPYFFNTLYDPYREGADFVRGYPFSLREGVPTAVSHGLWLNIADYDAPTHLVKPLDRNKRYVDAVMTIPKGALFPMSGMNLAFNRELIGPAMYFGLMGDSQPAGRYASIWAGWCVKVISDHLGLGVKTGVPYIWHSKASNAFLNIKRELKGIFWQEELIPFFQSISLSKECDTPQKCYIELSKQVRDKLGKVDDYFNKLSDAMITWIQCWDELNPPSPQSQSQSQVLSLSLPLHDDDAAIILSNGSA; encoded by the exons ATGTTTTCACTCTCACCCATTGAAACCACAACAATGTTCGAACCAACACCACCATCTTCGTCGCCCCCCTCGACCCTGAAGGACGAGGTGGACATCGTGATTCCGACTATAAGGAATGTGGATTTTTTGGAGAAGTGGAGGGCCTTCTTTGAGCCCTACCACCTCATCATCGTCCAAGACGGCGACCCTTCCAAAGTCATTAAGGTGCCTCAAGGATTTAACTACGAGCTTTATAACCGAAACGACATTAACAGAATCTTGGGGCCCAAGGCATCTTGTATCTCCATCAAAGACTCTGCTTGCCGTTGCTTTGGTTTCTTGGTTTCCAAGAAGAAGTACATTTTCACCATTGAAGATGATTGCTTT GTTGCTAAAGATCCATCAGGAAAAGACATAAATGCCCTGGAGCAGCACGTGAAGAACCTTGCGACACCATCAACACCATATTTCTTCAACACATTGTATGATCCGTACAGAGAAGGAGCAGATTTTGTTCGTGGATACCCATTTAGTCTCCGTGAAGGTGTTCCAACTGCAGTCTCTCATGGCCTCTGGCTCAACATTGCTGATTATGATGCCCCAACTCACCTTGTCAAGCCTCTCGACAGAAACAAAAG GTACGTAGATGCAGTGATGACAATTCCAAAGGGGGCGCTGTTCCCAATGAGTGGAATGAATTTGGCATTCAACCGTGAATTAATTGGGCCTGCCATGTACTTCGGCCTTATGGGAGATTCTCAGCCCGCTGGACGCTATGCTTCCATCTGGGCTGGTTGGTGTGTCAAG GTGATAAGTGATCATTTGGGATTAGGGGTGAAGACGGGTGTTCCGTACATATGGCACAGCAAAGCAAGCAATGCATTCTTGAACATCAAGAGGGAGTTGAAGGGAATCTTTTGGCAAGAAGAGTTGATCCCATTCTTCCAATCCATATCGCTTTCGAAGGAATGCGATACGCCGCAGAAGTGTTACATAGAGCTCTCAAAGCAAGTAAGGGACAAGCTTGGCAAAGTTGATGATTACTTCAACAAACTTTCAGATGCAATGATCACGTGGATTCAGTGCTGGGATGAActcaacccaccatcaccaCAATCACAATCACAATCACAAGTGCTTTCACTTTCACTTccgcttcatgatgatgatgctgcAATAATCTTGTCTAATGGTTCAGCATAG